The Rhodothermales bacterium genome contains a region encoding:
- a CDS encoding Na+/H+ antiporter NhaC family protein has product MKRIALFAMLVVATVGLMIVAPALAQDQATSAMDDTLGMVTQESAATTQPAQHSVETADDRDHFGWISILPPLLAIAMALAFKRVIPALFLGIWVGAWAVYGFSAPGLLQGLLDAFQVFVLKALANEDHASIILFSFMIGGMVGIVTRNGGMIGVVNKIAAWATSARRGQLATGVLGLLVFFDDYANTLVVGNTMRPVTDRLKISREKLAYIVDSTAAPVSCLALVTTWIGYEVGLIGTAVASIDGLDVSPYAVFLESIPYSFYPLLAIFFVFAIVLSRNDFGPMHAAESRARSTGQLLRPGASIDSEATSGEHTSPIEGKPQRALNAVIPVVVLVLGVVVGLYATGEGDTIRDIIGTADSYKALMWASLVSVLVAYLLSVGQRILTVAQTIEAWYAGLKSMLFAMIILVLAWSLSGITEVLGTAEYLVMILGDAIPAGLLPAIVFILSAATAFATGSSWGTMGILMPLVIPLTWAVLVVNGMSDPAHFYILYSTVSCVLAGSVWGDHCSPISDTTILSSMASGCDHIDHVRTQLPYAMMVGVVAILVGTVPTGFGFPWWASLLIGASILLLALRVFGKDPDILSEAEAAFQEVS; this is encoded by the coding sequence ATGAAACGTATCGCCTTGTTCGCCATGCTCGTTGTTGCGACGGTCGGTCTGATGATCGTCGCCCCGGCGCTGGCGCAGGACCAGGCCACGAGTGCGATGGACGATACCCTGGGCATGGTGACCCAGGAATCGGCAGCGACGACTCAGCCGGCGCAGCACTCGGTTGAAACTGCGGACGATCGCGATCATTTTGGATGGATATCAATCCTGCCGCCACTCCTGGCCATTGCGATGGCGCTGGCATTCAAGCGCGTAATTCCGGCACTCTTCCTCGGAATCTGGGTCGGTGCATGGGCGGTCTACGGTTTTTCTGCACCCGGACTGCTGCAGGGTTTACTCGACGCATTCCAGGTGTTTGTCCTCAAGGCGCTCGCCAACGAGGACCATGCCTCGATCATCCTGTTCTCATTCATGATCGGAGGGATGGTCGGAATCGTCACACGCAACGGAGGTATGATCGGTGTCGTGAACAAGATCGCCGCATGGGCGACATCGGCTCGACGCGGGCAGCTGGCGACCGGAGTTCTGGGGCTGCTCGTCTTCTTCGATGACTATGCGAATACTCTTGTGGTCGGCAATACAATGAGGCCGGTCACTGATCGCCTGAAGATCTCTCGCGAAAAACTGGCGTACATCGTCGATTCCACTGCTGCTCCCGTCTCGTGCCTTGCTCTCGTGACGACGTGGATCGGGTACGAGGTTGGTTTGATTGGCACAGCCGTCGCGAGCATCGACGGACTGGACGTTTCCCCGTACGCTGTCTTTCTCGAGTCGATACCCTATAGCTTCTATCCACTCCTGGCGATTTTCTTTGTATTTGCCATCGTGTTGTCGCGCAACGATTTCGGTCCGATGCATGCTGCCGAATCGAGGGCCCGCAGCACGGGTCAGCTACTGCGTCCGGGTGCCTCGATAGATTCCGAGGCGACCAGCGGTGAGCACACCTCTCCGATCGAAGGCAAGCCGCAGCGGGCGCTCAACGCGGTCATCCCGGTAGTGGTGCTCGTTCTCGGGGTGGTCGTCGGTCTGTATGCGACCGGAGAAGGGGATACTATTCGGGATATCATCGGCACTGCGGATTCGTACAAGGCCCTCATGTGGGCGTCGCTGGTCAGCGTTCTCGTTGCGTATCTCCTGTCCGTCGGGCAGCGCATACTCACGGTTGCGCAGACGATCGAGGCGTGGTACGCCGGCCTGAAGTCCATGTTGTTCGCGATGATCATCCTCGTACTGGCATGGTCTCTCTCGGGAATCACAGAAGTCCTCGGTACGGCGGAGTATCTGGTGATGATACTGGGAGATGCGATTCCGGCCGGGCTGCTCCCTGCGATCGTGTTCATTCTTTCCGCAGCGACCGCATTTGCGACCGGATCCAGCTGGGGTACCATGGGCATCCTGATGCCACTCGTAATCCCCCTGACGTGGGCTGTCCTCGTGGTCAACGGGATGTCAGACCCGGCCCACTTCTACATCCTGTATTCGACGGTGTCGTGTGTACTCGCAGGCTCGGTCTGGGGCGATCATTGTTCACCTATTTCGGATACCACGATTCTCTCATCCATGGCGTCGGGGTGTGATCACATTGATCACGTTCGTACGCAGCTACCGTATGCCATGATGGTTGGAGTCGTGGCGATTCTGGTCGGGACAGTGCCCACAGGCTTCGGATTTCCATGGTGGGCTTCTCTTCTTATCGGTGCATCAATCCTGCTGCTCGCTCTTCGTGTCTTTGGAAAAGACCCGGATATTCTCTCGGAGGCGGAAGCAGCATTTCAAGAGGTATCATGA
- a CDS encoding phosphomannose isomerase type II C-terminal cupin domain produces MMIEFDVRPWGRWEEYLNEPGYRVKRIVVNPGQRLSLQKHALRSEHWAIVQGVGKFSLDGNVREIGPGDALHIPLGAVHRVQNDGDEFLVIIETQMGICVEDDIERLEDDYGRD; encoded by the coding sequence ATCATGATCGAATTCGATGTACGCCCATGGGGTAGATGGGAAGAATATCTCAACGAGCCCGGTTATCGCGTCAAGCGTATCGTCGTGAACCCGGGACAGCGGTTATCGCTGCAGAAGCACGCGCTCCGCTCCGAACACTGGGCGATTGTTCAGGGCGTTGGCAAATTCTCGCTGGACGGCAACGTGCGAGAGATCGGTCCGGGCGACGCGCTCCACATTCCACTAGGTGCTGTGCACCGTGTCCAGAACGACGGGGACGAGTTCCTCGTGATCATCGAAACGCAGATGGGCATTTGCGTTGAAGACGACATCGAGCGTCTCGAAGACGACTACGGTCGCGACTGA